Proteins from a genomic interval of Oreochromis aureus strain Israel breed Guangdong linkage group 6, ZZ_aureus, whole genome shotgun sequence:
- the LOC116315578 gene encoding ectonucleoside triphosphate diphosphohydrolase 7-like, with protein MARITLSCLPASWYCSVSLLSLGCAPRQRLLLLLLLLITSAFLLLETYQRQLWGTQRRSGTQINKYLSLTESMEATDILNPSLNYGIVVDCGSSGSRVFVYYWPPHNGNPHTLLDIRQMRDRSRNTVVKKIKPGISTLATTPTQASDYLHPLLSFAAAHVPKNKHKETPLYILCTAGMRLLPESQQADIIEDLVTDVPLEFDFLFSRSHVEVISGKQEGVYAWIGINFVLGRFDHPDEEDATVEVTTSSQNQQPISRRRTVGIMDMGGASLQIAYEVPSAITFNSPQEEEAGKSFLAEFNLGCDVEHTQHVYRVYVTTFLGFGGNMARQRYEDQLFNSTFTKNRYLTTQTGLSKDKPYLDSCLPVGLSETIVRDNRTLHLRGQGDWTKCQEAVRPFLGLHNGTMSPRGVYQAPINFSNSEFYGFSEFYYCMEDVLRIGGQYNSEKYSKASMDYCSTQWSTLKQRLENHLYSKQADDSRLKYQCFKSAWVYEVLHSGFRFPTDYPNLKTAQLVYDKEVQWTLGAILYKTRFLPLRDLQQEALRQNHPSWLRSSFVYNHHLFSLCILVVVLAILLYILRLRRIHQREQRQAEVLNLLWVEEGEALLP; from the exons ATGGCAAG GATTACTTTGTCCTGCCTGCCAGCCTCCTGGTACTGCAGCGTGTCCCTGCTGTCTCTGGGCTGTGCCCCAAGACAGAGGcttctgctcctgctgctgctgctcatcaCCTCTGCCTTCCTCCTTCTGGAAACCTACCAAAGGCAGCTATGGGGTACCCAGCGACGGTCTGGGACCCAAATTAACAA ATACCTCTCCCTCACCGAGTCTATGGAGGCTACCGACATCCTCAACCCTTCACTGAATTATGGCATCGTGGTGGACTGTGGCAGCAGTGGCTCCAGGGTCTTTGTGTATTACTGGCCGCCCCATAACGGGAACCCCCACACCCTACTGGACATCAGACAAATGAGGGACCGCAGCCGCAACACAGTCGTCAAGAAGATCAAGCCTG GAATCTCCACTCTGGCAACCACACCAACGCAGGCCAGTGACTACCTCCACCCTCTCCTCAGCTTTGCTGCTGCTCATGTCCCaaagaacaaacacaaagagactCCACTCTACATCCTCTGTACTGCTGGCATGCGGCTGCTGCCTGAGAG CCAGCAGGCAGACATTATAGAGGATCTTGTCACCGATGTCCCCCTGGAGTTTGATTTCCTCTTTTCCCGTTCACATGTTGAGGTCATCTCTGGGAAACAGGAAG GAGTGTATGCTTGGATTGGCATTAACTTTGTCTTGGGCCGCTTCGACCATCCTGATGAGG AGGATGCCACAGTCGAAGTGACGACAAGTTCTCAGAAccagcagccaatcagcagaCGGCGCACAGTGGGCATCATGGATATGGGTGGAGCTTCGCTTCAGATCGCCTATGAGGTGCCCAGCGCCATCACCTTCAACTCACCTCAAGAA GAGGAGGCAGGGAAGAGCTTCCTCGCAGAGTTTAATCTGGGCTGTGATGTCGAGCACACGCAACACGTGTACCGAGTGTATGTCACCACGTTCCTGGGCTTTGGAGGAAACATGGCCAGGCAGCGCTACGAGGACCAGCTCTTTAACAGCACCTTCACCAAGAACAG ATATCTAACCACACAGACGGGTCTGAGTAAGGACAAACCGTACCTGGACTCCTGCCTGCCCGTCGGACTGAGTGAAACAATAGTCCGTGACAATCGCACGCTGCACCTGAGGGGTCAGGGTGACTGGACCAAGTGTCAGGAGGCAGTGCGACCCTTCCTGGGTCTCCACAATGGCACAATGTCACCAAGAGGCGTCTATCAG GCTCCCATCAACTTCAGCAACAGTGAGTTCTATGGTTTCTCTGAGTTTTACTACTGTATGGAGGACGTGCTCAGGATAGGAGGACAGTACAACAGTGAGAAATACTCCAAAGCTTCTATG GACTACTGCTCTACCCAGTGGTCGACACTGAAACAGCGTCTGGAAAACCACCTTTACTCCAAGCAGGCAGACGACAGCAGACTGAA GTATCAGTGCTTCAAGTCAGCCTGGGTGTATGAAGTGTTACACTCTGGTTTCCGTTTCCCCACCGACTACCCGAACCTGAAAACAGCCCAGCTGGTTTATGACAAAGAGGTCCAGTGGACTTTGGGGGCCATCCTGTACAAAACCCGCTTCCTGCCTCTCAG GGACCTGCAGCAGGAAGCACTGCGGCAGAACCACCCCAGCTGGCTGCGCTCTTCATTCGTCTACAACCACCACCTGTTCTCACTCTGCATCCTGGTGGTGGTGCTGGCCATCCTGCTCTACATCCTGCGCCTGCGGAGGATCCACCAGCGGGAGCAGCGGCAGGCCGAGGTCCTGAACCTCCTCTGGGTGGAAGAGGGAGAGGCTCTCCTCCCCTGA